In Apium graveolens cultivar Ventura unplaced genomic scaffold, ASM990537v1 ctg1500, whole genome shotgun sequence, a single genomic region encodes these proteins:
- the LOC141699922 gene encoding uncharacterized protein LOC141699922 has product MNKLKGTLYESPEPGRHGHIPQIEWMCPPKLTLDINWGVAAGQESIEATRDVLHREPTDLVDSTIPIIPIMPMEEEGNLLSKSSPFLTSSSMNGETMALAIDAVNALNGVALGQGEPAVGLGMFMQWLNTDTVRKFFSGQSFTGIEATKSVPSETPDQFYRVRENTGVVIPKPIAWTSSVPAQDVLDLDLLAHLLQNPGDVDKLIKICDSTAKGRSCASAIATIPESLLTFPRENTTPGHNSHCITGESSAPPITVSSMVTSSSNKSLINNDIPSLEATMAAMSPLYSSPSTNWESDMEIESPISENGTVAGMRMEPPISPVATFSLPQTASLQPPLNGLPSLLHRNSPLLQMHPYPVSGQTALTAMGLNPLVNDLVTLLMVNQQAAANMIAAFSHSTPPMNCSSLGANTQIVGQRPSTVNRHQKPCTYFNTPRGCRNGANCRYLHR; this is encoded by the exons ATGAACAAATTGAAAGGAACACTTTACGAGAGCCCAGAGCCCGGAAGACATGGTCATATTCCACAAATAGAATGGATGTGTCCTCCAAAG TTAACTTTGGATATTAACTGGGGTGTGGCTGCTGGGCAAGAGAGCATAGAGGCTACCCGGGACGT GCTTCATAGGGAGCCTACTGACCTTGTTGACAGCACAATCCCAATAATCCCGATAATGCCCATGGAGGAGGAAGGCAACCTGCTCAGCAAAAGTTCACCATTCCTGACTAGTTCATCCATGAATGGTGAAACAATGGCCCTCGCTATTGATGCGGTAAATGCTTTAAATGGCGTCGCATTGGGGCAAGGTGAACCTGCAGTTGGTTTGGGCATGTTCATGCAATGGCTCAACACAGATACTGTTCGTAAGTTTTTCAGCGGGCAAAGTTTCACTGGAATCGAGGCAACAAAATCAGTTCCAAGCGAAACACCTGACCAGTTTTACCGTGTCCGAGAAAATACTGGAGTGGTCATCCCGAAACCCATTGCTTGGACATCTTCGGTACCTGCTCAGGATGTTCTTGACCTGGACTTGCTAGCCCATCTCCTACAGAACCCAGGAGACGTCGACAAGCTGATAAAAATATGTGATTCGACAGCTAAAGGAAGGTCATGTGCCAGTGCCATCGCAACCATTCCTGAATCGTTACTTACCTTTCCAAGGGAAAATACAACTCCTGGACATAATTCACATTGTATTACTGGTGAATCCTCTGCCCCTCCAATAACCGTTTCTTCCATGGTCACATCAAGCAGCAATAAGAGCCTAATTAACAATGACATACCATCACTAGAAGCAACAATGGCCGCAATGTCACCTCTGTATTCCTCACCAAGTACCAACTGGGAATCGGATATGGAGATTGAGAGTCCAATCAGTGAAAATGGAACTGTCGCTGGTATGAGAATGGAACCTCCAATATCACCAGTGGCTACATTTTCTTTGCCACAAACCGCAAGCCTACAGCCACCACTAAATGGGCTGCCATCCCTTCTGCATAGGAATTCACCTCTACTCCAGATGCACCCGTACCCTGTCTCAGGACAAACTGCTCTAACAGCAATGGGTCTGAATCCTTTAGTGAATGATTTGGTTACATTGCTAATGGTCAACCAGCAGGCTGCTGCCAATATGATAGCCGCCTTTAGTCACTCAACCCCTCCCATGAACTGCTCCTCGTTGGGTGCAAACACTCAAATAGTTGGGCAACGACCATCTACGGTGAATCGGCATCAGAAGCCGTGCACGTACTTCAACACTCCCAGGGGATGTCGGAATGGCGCCAATTGCCGATATCTGCACAGATAG